One genomic window of Prochlorococcus sp. MIT 0801 includes the following:
- the alaS gene encoding alanine--tRNA ligase translates to MEKSSSSLINPPSLSGDEIREAFINFFVQHNHKKLASSSLIPDDPTVLLTIAGMLPFKPIFLGLKESSTPRATSSQKCIRTNDIENVGRTARHHTFFEMLGNFSFGDYFKKEAIQWAWELSTEVFRLNPQNIVISVFKEDLEAEQIWKEVVGVDAKRIIRMGAADNFWSSGATGPCGPCSELYFDFKPELGSDEIDLEDDSRFIEFYNLVFMQYNRDLKGNLEPLANCHIDTGMGLERMAQILQGKSNNYETDLIFPLIEAAALLAQIKYETIDEKNKTSLKIIGDHCRAVTHLICDGVSASNLGRGYILRRLIRRMIRHGRLVGINQPFLPQLAEIAIELMKNAYPQLLEKKKIILNELKIEESRFLETLERGEKLLAEITAHECDLISGAQAFELYDTYGFPLELTEEIANEKGISVDTNGFENEMAQQRKRAKEASVSIDLTEEGSIEREISLFDETRFQGYEKLETISTVIGIFKNNESVKQAVQGDLVKIIVNRTPFYAESGGQIGDKGLITSKNLEVSIENVRKKKNIYIHSGCVNTGVLKVNSSVQMNVTPSFRQRTTSNHTATHLLQSALKLSIDSSISQRGSLVSNHRLRFDFNAPQPLTIKELEDVEVRINQWINEDHPIQIKTMPIKKAMAIGALAMFGEKYGDVVRVVDVPGVSMELCGGTHVTRTSQLGTFKIINETGIASGVRRIEAIAGPSVLDYFNERDLVVKELSKSFKVQSYEIVERVSSLQLELKDKTKELIKVKNELALAKALGLASYAKSVGKSKLLIRRLDGIDGSGLQSAASSLIDHLGKYSAVIFGGIPNQEIDNKLVFVAAFSPDLVSDGLHAGKFISGVAKMCGGGGGGRPNLAQAGGSQPQSLDLALEKANEDLTQQFS, encoded by the coding sequence ATGGAAAAAAGTTCTTCCTCTTTAATCAATCCGCCATCTCTTTCAGGAGATGAAATAAGAGAGGCATTTATAAACTTTTTTGTGCAACACAATCATAAAAAACTAGCAAGTTCTTCTTTAATTCCAGATGATCCAACAGTTTTATTGACAATTGCAGGGATGCTACCTTTTAAGCCTATCTTCTTAGGACTAAAAGAGTCTTCTACTCCGAGGGCAACATCCAGTCAAAAATGTATAAGAACAAATGATATTGAAAATGTAGGAAGAACTGCGAGGCATCATACTTTTTTTGAGATGCTCGGTAATTTTTCTTTTGGTGATTATTTTAAAAAAGAGGCAATTCAATGGGCATGGGAATTATCTACTGAGGTTTTTCGACTAAATCCACAAAATATAGTCATTAGCGTTTTTAAAGAAGACTTAGAAGCAGAACAAATATGGAAAGAAGTTGTAGGGGTTGATGCAAAAAGAATCATCAGAATGGGTGCTGCTGATAATTTTTGGTCATCTGGAGCTACAGGACCTTGCGGTCCATGTTCGGAACTTTATTTTGATTTTAAACCCGAGTTAGGAAGTGATGAAATAGATCTTGAAGACGATAGTCGATTTATAGAATTTTATAATTTGGTTTTTATGCAATACAACCGCGACTTAAAGGGCAATCTTGAACCATTGGCGAATTGTCATATTGATACAGGAATGGGCTTAGAAAGAATGGCTCAAATTTTGCAGGGCAAATCTAATAATTATGAAACGGATCTTATTTTTCCTCTCATTGAGGCAGCGGCTTTATTAGCTCAAATTAAGTATGAAACTATAGATGAAAAAAATAAAACATCATTAAAAATTATTGGAGATCATTGCAGGGCTGTTACTCATTTAATTTGTGATGGTGTAAGTGCTAGTAATCTAGGGCGAGGCTATATTCTTCGTCGTCTCATACGGCGTATGATTCGACATGGTCGACTGGTAGGCATTAATCAGCCGTTTTTACCTCAACTGGCTGAAATTGCTATTGAGTTGATGAAAAATGCTTATCCTCAATTACTTGAGAAAAAGAAAATTATTCTTAATGAGTTAAAAATAGAAGAATCTCGTTTCCTTGAAACGCTTGAACGGGGAGAGAAACTTTTGGCAGAGATAACAGCTCATGAATGTGATCTTATCTCTGGAGCGCAGGCATTTGAGCTTTATGATACTTATGGTTTTCCTTTGGAATTAACAGAAGAGATCGCGAATGAAAAAGGTATTTCTGTTGATACTAATGGTTTTGAGAATGAGATGGCACAGCAACGTAAACGTGCAAAAGAGGCTTCTGTCAGTATTGATTTAACTGAAGAAGGTTCAATTGAAAGAGAAATTTCTTTATTTGATGAAACAAGATTTCAGGGCTATGAAAAATTAGAAACCATTTCAACTGTGATAGGCATTTTTAAAAATAATGAATCAGTGAAACAAGCTGTTCAGGGTGATTTAGTAAAGATTATTGTTAATAGAACGCCTTTTTATGCTGAGTCGGGTGGCCAAATAGGAGATAAAGGCTTAATAACGTCTAAGAATCTTGAGGTATCCATCGAAAATGTTAGAAAAAAGAAGAATATTTATATTCATTCTGGATGTGTTAACACTGGAGTTCTAAAAGTTAACTCATCTGTTCAGATGAATGTTACTCCATCTTTTCGTCAACGAACTACATCAAATCACACTGCTACACATCTATTACAATCAGCTTTAAAGTTATCTATTGACTCAAGTATAAGTCAAAGAGGCTCTTTAGTTTCAAATCATCGATTGAGATTTGATTTTAATGCTCCACAACCTTTGACAATAAAAGAACTTGAAGATGTGGAAGTACGAATAAATCAATGGATTAACGAAGATCATCCAATTCAGATTAAAACAATGCCAATTAAGAAGGCTATGGCTATTGGTGCTTTGGCAATGTTTGGTGAGAAATATGGTGACGTAGTACGTGTTGTAGATGTTCCAGGCGTTTCTATGGAGTTATGCGGAGGAACCCATGTGACTCGCACGTCACAATTAGGTACATTTAAGATTATTAATGAGACAGGTATTGCTTCAGGTGTCAGACGAATAGAGGCCATAGCGGGTCCATCAGTTTTAGATTATTTTAATGAACGTGATTTGGTAGTTAAGGAGTTAAGTAAATCATTCAAAGTTCAATCATATGAAATTGTTGAGAGAGTCTCATCTCTTCAACTGGAATTGAAAGATAAAACAAAAGAACTTATCAAAGTAAAAAATGAACTCGCTTTGGCGAAGGCACTGGGTTTAGCGAGTTATGCAAAATCTGTTGGTAAGAGTAAATTATTAATTAGACGTTTAGATGGAATTGACGGATCTGGATTGCAATCTGCTGCTTCAAGTTTGATAGATCATTTAGGCAAGTACTCTGCTGTTATTTTTGGAGGCATTCCAAATCAGGAGATTGATAATAAATTAGTCTTTGTTGCGGCATTTTCTCCTGATTTAGTCTCAGATGGTTTACATGCAGGCAAATTTATAAGCGGGGTTGCAAAAATGTGTGGTGGTGGTGGTGGTGGTCGTCCAAATCTCGCCCAAGCTGGTGGTAGTCAACCTCAATCGTTGGATCTAGCTTTAGAAAAAGCTAATGAGGATTTGACTCAACAATTCTCTTAA
- the speA gene encoding biosynthetic arginine decarboxylase, with protein sequence MAVKNTNQSLSWTIQNSSELYGIDRWGKGYFTINEKGNISICPNGSKNKSHDLMELLDELESRKLKFPLLIRFDDILEDCLKNLHKAFEKAINDYQYQGKYQGVFPIKCNQQRHVVEELITCGSKWNFGLEAGSKPELLIALSILEDPQALLICNGYKDQRYIETAILARQLGRQPIVVIEQASDVDLIIKSSNLLGASPLIGMRAKLSSQSSGRWSSSIGDKSKFGLSIPEILKTIKRLKEANLLNELKLLHFHLGSQINDIGVLKDALQEAGQIYAELINLGAPMGYLDVGGGLGIDYDGSQTASIASTNYSLQNYANDVVATIKECCESKKIPLPTLITESGRAIASHFSILIFNILGKNSLPSDIPKEDEKECLSVRNLRETLVHINSLELKQEEDLAKLQEAWNDSLKFKADALAAFRLGYIDLVERAKAEQLTWACAKTIVNQLPKNILLPKELKKLSESLAVTYYANLSVFRSAPDTWAIDQVFPIMPIHRLSKEPKKLGHFADLTCDSDGKLDQFIDNGKIKNLLPLHEFNQDEKYLIGLFLGGAYQEVMGNLHNLFGSTNAVHIRFTEKGNYKVEHVIRGNTKSNVLEYLEHDPEILLERLRKSSELAIQGGHLKIHDAQKLIEHVEASLRQSTYLQS encoded by the coding sequence ATGGCTGTGAAAAATACTAACCAATCTCTCTCTTGGACTATCCAAAATAGCTCAGAGCTCTATGGAATTGATCGATGGGGAAAGGGTTATTTCACTATCAATGAAAAAGGGAATATTAGTATTTGTCCTAACGGTTCCAAAAATAAATCTCATGATTTGATGGAACTCTTAGATGAACTTGAAAGTCGAAAACTAAAATTTCCTCTCTTAATAAGATTTGACGATATTCTCGAAGACTGCTTAAAAAACTTACACAAAGCTTTTGAAAAAGCGATTAATGACTATCAATATCAAGGAAAATACCAAGGTGTATTTCCAATCAAATGTAATCAACAGCGTCACGTAGTTGAAGAATTAATCACCTGTGGTTCTAAATGGAATTTTGGCTTAGAAGCTGGAAGCAAGCCAGAGTTACTAATTGCTTTATCAATCCTAGAAGATCCTCAAGCCTTACTCATATGTAACGGCTATAAAGATCAACGTTATATTGAAACAGCTATTTTAGCACGTCAGCTTGGACGTCAACCTATAGTAGTTATAGAACAAGCAAGTGATGTTGATCTTATAATCAAATCTAGTAATTTACTGGGAGCATCTCCACTCATAGGAATGCGAGCCAAGCTATCAAGTCAAAGCAGTGGGAGATGGAGTAGCTCGATTGGTGACAAGTCAAAATTTGGACTTTCAATTCCAGAAATATTGAAAACAATCAAAAGGTTAAAAGAAGCAAATCTTCTCAATGAATTAAAGCTTTTACATTTTCATCTAGGGAGTCAAATTAATGATATAGGTGTTTTAAAAGATGCCTTACAAGAAGCCGGACAAATTTATGCCGAATTAATTAATCTTGGGGCACCTATGGGATACTTAGATGTTGGAGGTGGTTTAGGAATTGATTACGATGGAAGTCAAACTGCCTCAATAGCATCTACTAACTATTCACTTCAAAATTATGCAAATGATGTAGTAGCAACAATTAAAGAATGTTGTGAATCAAAAAAGATACCACTACCCACTTTAATCACAGAGAGTGGAAGAGCTATTGCGAGTCACTTTTCGATTTTAATCTTCAATATTCTAGGCAAAAATTCGTTACCTTCTGACATTCCTAAAGAAGACGAAAAAGAATGTCTCTCTGTCAGAAATTTACGTGAAACATTAGTCCATATAAATTCTCTAGAACTTAAGCAAGAAGAAGATTTAGCCAAACTACAAGAAGCATGGAATGATTCTCTAAAATTTAAAGCAGATGCACTTGCAGCTTTTCGACTAGGTTATATAGATTTAGTTGAACGTGCAAAAGCTGAGCAGTTGACATGGGCCTGTGCAAAAACAATAGTTAATCAGTTACCAAAAAACATACTTCTACCTAAAGAACTAAAGAAATTAAGTGAAAGCTTAGCCGTAACGTATTACGCAAACCTTTCCGTATTTAGATCGGCTCCAGACACTTGGGCCATTGATCAAGTTTTTCCAATTATGCCAATCCATCGGCTAAGCAAAGAACCGAAAAAACTTGGTCACTTTGCAGATTTAACATGTGATTCAGATGGAAAGCTTGACCAATTTATTGATAATGGAAAAATTAAAAATTTGCTACCTCTTCATGAATTTAATCAAGACGAAAAATATCTAATTGGTCTTTTCTTAGGTGGCGCTTATCAAGAAGTAATGGGAAATCTACATAATTTATTTGGGAGTACAAATGCAGTCCATATAAGATTTACAGAAAAAGGGAACTATAAAGTTGAGCATGTCATTCGTGGGAATACAAAATCAAATGTTCTTGAATATTTGGAACATGATCCAGAAATATTATTAGAACGATTACGAAAATCAAGCGAATTAGCTATCCAAGGCGGGCATCTAAAAATCCATGATGCACAAAAACTAATAGAGCATGTAGAGGCAAGCCTCCGACAAAGTACTTACCTACAGAGCTAG
- the ndk gene encoding nucleoside-diphosphate kinase yields MTLERTFVAIKPDGVQRGLIAEILGRFETKGFKLVGLKQLKPSKELAEKHYGVHKDRPFFSGLVDFITSGPVIAMVWEGEGVIASARKLIGATKPLEAEPGTIRGDLAVNIGRNVIHGSDGSETAVFEINLWFQENELVDWTPSDQVWRVE; encoded by the coding sequence ATGACTTTGGAAAGAACCTTTGTTGCTATCAAGCCAGATGGTGTGCAAAGAGGTTTAATCGCTGAGATTCTTGGTCGTTTTGAAACTAAAGGGTTCAAATTAGTAGGCCTAAAGCAACTAAAACCAAGCAAAGAACTTGCTGAAAAACACTACGGTGTTCACAAAGATCGTCCTTTCTTTTCAGGTTTAGTTGATTTCATAACAAGTGGACCTGTTATAGCTATGGTTTGGGAGGGTGAAGGTGTTATTGCAAGTGCGAGAAAATTGATTGGAGCAACAAAGCCTCTTGAGGCAGAACCTGGAACTATTAGAGGTGATTTAGCGGTGAATATTGGTCGTAATGTCATTCATGGTTCTGATGGTTCTGAGACGGCAGTTTTTGAAATCAACTTATGGTTCCAAGAAAATGAACTTGTTGATTGGACTCCATCAGATCAAGTATGGAGAGTTGAATAA
- the thiO gene encoding glycine oxidase ThiO: MGGLNEKPLLILGGGLMGLAIAHELAQRGKHVEVLSRSRNEAAGFVAAGMLAPHAEGLQGNLLNLGQTSLRRHPAWIKSIESNSKMSCGLKTCGIVVPFENQKECESYPTYKFGEKLKKNELLREVPGLSEKWKAGLLFRQDGQIDNRRLLMRALEKACVELGVHFQEGVEVIEILKESGAFHGVKIKDINGNIKHLKSEKGVLCCGAWSKQIFKTLPIFPVKGQMLSIQGPKQILKRIVFGPGIYLVPRDDGLIIVGATSEREAGFQKGLTPKGQSDLKKGIQSLIPELNQLPHMERWWGFRPCTPDEEPLMGMSSINGLWLATGHHRNGVLLAAITSELIGKSICSIPLNNEESTFMSQFSWDRF; encoded by the coding sequence ATGGGTGGCTTAAATGAAAAACCATTGTTAATCCTCGGAGGAGGATTAATGGGTCTTGCAATAGCCCATGAACTTGCTCAAAGAGGCAAACATGTAGAAGTTTTAAGTAGAAGCAGAAACGAAGCCGCAGGCTTTGTTGCCGCTGGAATGCTTGCTCCTCATGCTGAAGGGTTGCAAGGTAATTTATTAAATCTTGGTCAAACTAGTCTTCGAAGACACCCAGCATGGATAAAAAGCATTGAGTCAAATAGCAAAATGTCATGTGGTCTCAAAACTTGCGGAATTGTTGTTCCGTTTGAAAACCAGAAAGAATGTGAATCCTACCCAACTTACAAATTTGGTGAAAAGCTAAAAAAGAATGAGCTCCTTAGAGAAGTTCCTGGACTCTCAGAGAAATGGAAAGCAGGTTTACTTTTTAGACAAGACGGTCAAATCGATAATCGAAGACTTTTAATGAGAGCACTTGAAAAAGCTTGTGTTGAATTAGGTGTTCACTTTCAAGAAGGAGTAGAAGTTATTGAAATCCTGAAAGAATCAGGCGCATTTCATGGAGTCAAAATTAAAGACATTAATGGAAATATCAAGCATTTAAAAAGCGAAAAAGGAGTTCTCTGCTGCGGAGCTTGGAGCAAACAAATTTTTAAAACACTCCCTATTTTTCCTGTTAAAGGCCAGATGTTATCTATTCAGGGGCCAAAACAGATCCTGAAAAGAATTGTTTTTGGGCCTGGCATTTACTTGGTTCCAAGAGATGACGGTCTAATAATCGTAGGTGCAACTAGTGAGCGTGAGGCAGGCTTCCAGAAAGGACTGACTCCAAAAGGACAAAGCGATCTAAAAAAAGGAATTCAATCTCTTATTCCTGAACTTAATCAATTACCTCATATGGAGAGATGGTGGGGTTTTCGTCCATGCACACCAGACGAAGAACCATTAATGGGAATGTCATCAATTAATGGTCTCTGGCTTGCTACAGGGCATCATCGCAATGGGGTTCTATTGGCCGCGATAACTTCAGAATTAATAGGCAAATCAATTTGCTCGATCCCTTTAAATAATGAAGAAAGTACTTTTATGTCCCAATTCAGTTGGGACAGATTTTAA
- the gatB gene encoding Asp-tRNA(Asn)/Glu-tRNA(Gln) amidotransferase subunit GatB has product MTESNVSWEVVIGLETHVQLGTNSKIFTSASTNFGDDPNTHIDPVVCGLPGTLPVLNKKVLEYAVKAAMALNLNIASHSKFDRKQYFYPDLPKNYQISQFDEPIAEDGWIEVEVAEKGKETYVKKIGIERLHMEEDAGKLVHAGSDQLSGSTHSLVDYNRAGVALAEIVSKPDLRTGREAAEYAAEIRRIMRYLGVSDGNMQEGSLRCDVNISVRPTVNDPFGTKVEIKNMNSFSAIQKACEYEIKRQIKAYESGEEVKQETRLWDEGKQLTKSMRSKEGSSDYRYFPDPDLGPIEVSNDLKEKWRSELPELPAAKRNRYSAELGLSIYDARVLTDESSMAKYFEKVVNEGGAAKSSANWITGDIAAYIKSNKLSFDQLTFKPNELAEMLKMIDSGEISGKIAKDILPELLNNGGSPKQLVQERGLGMIGDPKVIEEIIDQLIVRHPNEVESFRAGKKKLLGFFVGQLMKETKGKADPKLANQILNKKLQG; this is encoded by the coding sequence ATGACAGAATCCAATGTTTCATGGGAAGTGGTAATCGGATTAGAGACGCATGTGCAGTTGGGGACTAATAGCAAAATATTTACCAGCGCATCAACAAATTTTGGTGACGATCCAAATACTCATATCGACCCAGTTGTTTGCGGATTACCAGGCACTTTACCAGTTTTAAATAAGAAGGTTTTGGAATATGCAGTAAAAGCAGCAATGGCTTTGAATCTAAATATTGCTTCTCATAGCAAATTTGATAGAAAGCAATATTTTTATCCAGACCTACCAAAAAACTATCAAATATCTCAGTTTGATGAACCTATTGCAGAAGATGGTTGGATAGAGGTAGAAGTGGCTGAAAAAGGCAAAGAAACTTATGTCAAAAAAATAGGTATTGAAAGACTACATATGGAGGAGGATGCGGGAAAACTTGTTCACGCAGGTAGTGATCAATTGTCAGGTTCCACACATTCTTTGGTTGATTACAATAGGGCAGGTGTGGCACTAGCTGAAATAGTTAGTAAACCTGATTTAAGAACAGGTAGAGAGGCTGCGGAATATGCAGCTGAGATTAGAAGAATAATGCGTTATTTGGGAGTATCTGATGGGAACATGCAGGAAGGTTCTTTGCGTTGTGATGTGAATATTTCAGTCAGACCGACTGTTAACGACCCATTTGGCACAAAAGTAGAAATAAAAAATATGAATTCATTTTCGGCTATTCAGAAAGCTTGTGAATATGAAATTAAACGGCAAATAAAAGCTTATGAATCCGGAGAAGAAGTAAAACAAGAAACGAGGTTATGGGATGAAGGTAAGCAACTGACTAAAAGTATGAGATCCAAAGAAGGCAGTAGCGATTATCGTTATTTTCCTGATCCTGATTTAGGTCCGATAGAAGTCAGTAATGATTTAAAAGAAAAATGGCGTTCAGAATTACCAGAATTGCCAGCTGCAAAAAGAAATAGATATTCAGCAGAGCTCGGTCTTTCTATTTATGATGCACGAGTTTTGACTGATGAATCTTCAATGGCTAAATACTTTGAGAAAGTTGTTAATGAAGGTGGGGCAGCAAAATCTTCAGCAAATTGGATAACAGGAGATATAGCAGCCTATATAAAGTCTAATAAATTATCATTTGATCAATTAACCTTTAAGCCAAATGAATTAGCAGAAATGTTAAAAATGATTGATTCTGGAGAAATAAGTGGAAAAATCGCGAAAGACATTTTACCTGAACTATTAAATAACGGTGGTTCCCCAAAGCAATTAGTCCAAGAACGTGGTTTAGGTATGATTGGTGATCCAAAAGTGATTGAAGAAATTATTGATCAATTGATCGTTAGGCATCCTAATGAGGTTGAATCTTTCAGGGCTGGGAAGAAGAAACTTTTAGGTTTTTTTGTTGGTCAATTAATGAAGGAAACAAAAGGGAAAGCGGATCCAAAACTCGCAAATCAAATATTAAATAAAAAATTACAAGGTTAG
- the coaE gene encoding dephospho-CoA kinase (Dephospho-CoA kinase (CoaE) performs the final step in coenzyme A biosynthesis.), which translates to MIDQKQTNKLCLRWKGRQRRIGITGGIASGKTIIGDFLFQAKQWPILDADLYAHEALSAESQIAKKVFLRYGSKIIKNSSQNDQIINRKALAKIVFQNEIEKKWLEGVIHPFVNKRIEEELEKLKSNSIVILIIPLLFEKNYTGLCSEICYIECPRNMQLKRLQSRDNLSLKEANQRIDAQWENSLKKQFADYVINNSNDDETWKVQLKKLYNF; encoded by the coding sequence ATGATTGACCAAAAACAAACAAACAAACTTTGTCTTAGATGGAAAGGCAGGCAAAGAAGAATAGGCATCACTGGAGGTATCGCCAGTGGAAAAACAATCATTGGAGATTTTCTATTTCAAGCCAAGCAATGGCCTATTTTAGACGCTGACTTATACGCTCATGAAGCATTAAGTGCTGAAAGTCAAATAGCCAAAAAAGTCTTTTTGAGATATGGAAGTAAAATAATTAAAAATTCAAGTCAAAATGATCAAATTATTAATCGCAAAGCATTAGCCAAAATAGTTTTTCAAAATGAAATTGAAAAAAAATGGCTGGAGGGAGTAATACATCCATTCGTCAACAAAAGAATTGAAGAAGAATTAGAGAAATTGAAATCAAATTCAATTGTAATTTTGATCATTCCACTCCTATTTGAAAAGAATTATACAGGTTTATGTAGTGAGATTTGTTACATAGAGTGCCCTAGGAACATGCAATTAAAGAGACTTCAGTCAAGAGATAATTTAAGTCTTAAGGAGGCAAATCAAAGAATTGATGCACAATGGGAGAACTCTTTAAAAAAACAATTTGCAGATTATGTAATTAATAATTCTAATGATGATGAGACTTGGAAAGTGCAATTAAAAAAATTATATAATTTCTAA
- the argJ gene encoding bifunctional glutamate N-acetyltransferase/amino-acid acetyltransferase ArgJ, with product MKNALLNLSLLTSSVWSPISGGITAPDGFLAAGISAGLKPSGRKDLALLYAPDGACCSGTFTQSVTRAYCVDLCIDRIKASEGKIRAVIINSGHANACTGNRGKIDSELITHELAKRLGLSNEEVLICSTGVIGEAIPVEKVHSHLDQLVNSLDKEAYLDAANAILTTDLQVKQIAYQAVLGGRRISIGGMAKGSGMIHPSMATMLSYLTCDAGVDHVLWSDMIKRVAESSFNSITVDGDTSTNDTFLAFSSGAELDPRYLSILEEGLYLTAQHLARAIARDGEGANCLIEIKVEGASSDLDARVIARTIASSSLVKTAVNGSDPNWGRIIAALGRAGTSFNFNDVKLWIGPYEIFSNGTPLDFDKQIVSKFMKARLTGKYLIDDLIRIRLRIGKGIGSATAWGCDLSEQYVHINADYTT from the coding sequence GTGAAAAATGCTCTTCTGAATTTGAGTCTTTTGACATCTTCTGTATGGTCTCCAATATCTGGTGGTATTACTGCCCCTGATGGTTTTTTAGCAGCTGGCATTTCCGCAGGATTGAAGCCTTCTGGGAGGAAAGATCTTGCTTTGCTATATGCACCTGATGGTGCTTGTTGCAGTGGGACATTTACTCAATCAGTCACTCGTGCTTATTGCGTGGATCTATGTATTGATCGAATCAAGGCATCTGAGGGAAAAATACGTGCTGTAATTATTAACTCTGGACACGCAAATGCTTGTACAGGTAATCGAGGCAAAATTGATAGTGAACTGATCACACATGAGCTTGCTAAACGCTTGGGATTATCTAATGAAGAAGTTTTAATATGTTCCACCGGTGTGATTGGAGAGGCAATACCTGTTGAAAAGGTTCATAGTCACTTGGATCAACTTGTAAACAGTTTAGATAAGGAGGCATACCTGGATGCAGCAAATGCAATTTTGACAACTGATCTTCAGGTAAAGCAAATTGCATATCAAGCAGTTTTAGGAGGAAGACGAATATCTATTGGAGGAATGGCTAAAGGTTCAGGTATGATTCATCCTTCAATGGCAACAATGTTGAGTTATCTTACCTGTGATGCAGGAGTAGATCATGTTTTATGGTCAGATATGATAAAGCGTGTTGCAGAATCATCTTTTAATTCCATTACAGTTGATGGAGATACGAGTACTAATGACACTTTTTTAGCTTTTTCTTCTGGAGCAGAATTAGATCCAAGATATTTATCAATCCTTGAAGAGGGACTGTATTTAACAGCTCAACACTTGGCTAGAGCTATTGCAAGGGATGGAGAAGGGGCTAATTGTTTGATTGAGATAAAGGTTGAAGGTGCTTCAAGTGATTTAGATGCTCGTGTCATAGCTCGTACAATTGCTTCATCTTCTTTGGTTAAAACTGCAGTCAATGGTTCCGACCCTAATTGGGGAAGAATTATTGCTGCACTTGGTCGTGCAGGTACTTCTTTTAATTTCAATGATGTCAAATTATGGATTGGACCTTATGAAATATTTTCTAATGGCACACCTTTGGATTTTGATAAACAAATTGTGAGTAAGTTTATGAAAGCAAGATTAACAGGCAAATATTTGATCGATGATCTTATCAGGATCAGATTAAGGATAGGGAAAGGAATAGGCTCGGCTACTGCTTGGGGATGTGATTTGTCTGAGCAATATGTCCATATCAATGCCGACTATACAACGTAA
- a CDS encoding zinc-ribbon domain-containing protein, whose protein sequence is MLQEKVIVGVNDLLTLHPEVAAEADGWDASTVVSGSSKRLSWKCIKGHKWEASVYKRTRVGSVCPVCSNQHKICRGFNDLLTKFPEIAKEADGWDPSYVTAGSSKRLSWKCIKGHKWINTPAQRTRAKKSSCPFCANRKVWIRFNDLLTKFPKIAKEADGWDPSTVLAGALKKMPWQCAKGHKWEASVYKRTKNGNSCPFCAGKKLCVGFNDLQSKSPEIAKEADGWDPSTVLFGSKKKMPWKCLKGHTWEAAVDKRTREGTGCRTCAEYGFDPDKPTWFYLMKREGEQQFGITNHIKERIRYHSDRGWSELQTKGPHDGNELEAIEKKLKKWLRTEVGLVKGKTENWYTSKIEVHSLAELKEKSGIETSFF, encoded by the coding sequence ATGCTTCAAGAAAAAGTAATTGTTGGTGTAAATGATTTATTAACGCTGCATCCTGAAGTAGCAGCGGAGGCAGATGGGTGGGATGCGTCTACTGTTGTTTCAGGTTCTTCTAAACGATTATCTTGGAAATGCATAAAGGGACACAAATGGGAGGCATCGGTTTATAAAAGAACCCGAGTGGGATCAGTCTGTCCTGTATGCAGTAATCAACATAAAATCTGTAGGGGTTTTAATGACCTACTAACCAAGTTTCCAGAAATTGCAAAAGAAGCAGATGGTTGGGATCCTTCGTATGTTACGGCAGGTTCCTCTAAACGATTATCTTGGAAATGCATAAAGGGACACAAATGGATTAATACCCCTGCTCAAAGGACTAGAGCAAAAAAGAGTAGTTGTCCATTTTGTGCGAATAGAAAAGTATGGATTCGATTTAATGACCTACTAACCAAGTTTCCAAAAATTGCAAAAGAAGCAGATGGTTGGGATCCTTCAACTGTGCTTGCTGGTGCTTTAAAAAAAATGCCTTGGCAATGCGCTAAGGGACACAAGTGGGAGGCATCTGTTTACAAAAGAACCAAGAACGGAAACAGTTGTCCGTTTTGCGCTGGTAAAAAACTTTGTGTTGGTTTCAATGACCTCCAGAGCAAGAGTCCAGAGATTGCAAAGGAGGCAGATGGATGGGATCCGTCAACTGTGCTTTTTGGTAGTAAAAAAAAGATGCCATGGAAATGCCTAAAGGGACATACTTGGGAGGCAGCAGTTGACAAGAGAACAAGGGAGGGAACGGGTTGTCGTACCTGTGCGGAATATGGGTTCGATCCTGATAAACCTACTTGGTTTTATTTGATGAAAAGAGAAGGGGAACAACAATTTGGCATTACCAATCATATTAAAGAGAGAATTAGATATCACTCTGATAGGGGTTGGAGTGAACTTCAAACAAAAGGACCACATGATGGTAATGAACTAGAGGCAATCGAGAAAAAATTGAAAAAATGGTTAAGAACAGAAGTTGGACTAGTTAAAGGTAAAACAGAAAATTGGTACACTTCCAAAATAGAAGTTCATTCTCTTGCCGAACTCAAAGAAAAGAGTGGTATAGAGACATCATTTTTTTAA